In a genomic window of Rhodothermaceae bacterium:
- a CDS encoding glycoside hydrolase family 18 protein: MQFRAQAFSIVLLLAYFGCSPVVDPEVEPSCAGTFEGKTFAHHVIGFYPAYRHDVTPISQIRWDMLTRVIYAFAIPRADGSLDTSRLTQVGTLVSTAHAHGVEVYVSVGGGGSSEGLTALAANDDTRRVFVETVGQYLETHCLDGVDIDWEHWTKDNANMPVPSEKASLVSLLQDLRAALDGPKISLDVYPGDWFGRHYEDVHPLVDHVHVMSYDFSGPWSAPGPHSSFEQAIGSGSSASSTGLAYWTNYRGWPKNKLVLGVPFYGRDFDDRGGAGITYRDIVALHSDAPDMDRVANIYYNGVQTITNKARYAIDNGFPGVMIWEIAQDTEDPATSLLHAIDAVANP, from the coding sequence ATGCAATTCAGGGCCCAGGCCTTCTCAATTGTCCTTCTCCTTGCCTACTTCGGCTGCTCGCCGGTTGTTGACCCGGAAGTGGAGCCAAGCTGCGCCGGCACCTTTGAGGGCAAGACATTCGCGCATCATGTGATTGGGTTCTATCCTGCCTACAGGCATGACGTGACACCCATCTCTCAAATTCGGTGGGATATGCTCACGCGCGTGATTTATGCTTTTGCCATTCCACGCGCGGACGGATCGCTTGACACGAGTCGGTTGACACAGGTCGGAACATTGGTGTCGACCGCACATGCGCACGGTGTGGAAGTGTACGTATCGGTGGGAGGCGGAGGCAGTTCAGAGGGTCTTACTGCCCTTGCTGCAAACGACGATACCCGCAGGGTTTTCGTAGAAACGGTCGGCCAATACCTGGAGACACACTGCCTCGATGGAGTTGACATCGACTGGGAGCATTGGACCAAGGACAACGCCAATATGCCGGTACCTTCGGAAAAGGCGAGCCTGGTCAGCTTACTGCAGGATTTGCGGGCTGCTTTGGACGGTCCCAAGATATCGCTGGATGTTTATCCTGGAGACTGGTTCGGTCGGCACTACGAAGACGTGCACCCGCTTGTGGACCATGTGCATGTGATGAGCTATGACTTTTCTGGGCCTTGGTCAGCGCCGGGACCGCATTCCTCATTTGAACAGGCCATCGGTTCAGGGTCCTCAGCCTCCTCGACGGGTCTTGCGTACTGGACGAACTACCGCGGGTGGCCGAAGAACAAGCTCGTGCTTGGCGTGCCGTTCTATGGCCGGGATTTTGACGACCGAGGAGGCGCGGGCATCACCTATCGCGACATCGTCGCCCTACATTCCGATGCACCGGACATGGACCGGGTTGCGAACATCTACTACAACGGAGTGCAGACGATCACCAACAAGGCACGTTACGCGATTGACAATGGTTTCCCCGGAGTAATGATCTGGGAGATTGCGCAGGACACTGAGGATCCTGCGACGAGCCTGCTGCATGCCATTGATGCCGTGGCGAACCCCTAG
- a CDS encoding multicopper oxidase family protein, whose protein sequence is MKAALGFIFAGLIAPCALSQHEHHGHMMSRAPKDSVVWRMPPMDMSMPMLPGLETALPPTSPHLPLQDETIPVATPGLVLELADQDTLYLSATTVRRTIAGQEVVMFGYNGQYPGPLLKVSEGSTVTVVFENALDEATTVHWHGLRLENRFDGIPGITQPPVTAGEDFVYQLRFPDSGLFWYHPHIREDVQQDLGLYGNLLVTAEALDYYSPVNQEEVLLLDDILMDESGLIPYGKEAPTHALMGRFGNVMLTNGVTDYQFDVDQGGVVRFHLTNVANARSFNVSFQGLPIKVVASDVSRFEKEAWVRSVAIAPSERYVIEVLFPEPGPVAITNTIQAIDHFRGEFYTSVDTLALALVGGLPPPNDYRSSFEVLRSYEEVTADIDSFRRHFDQPPDKSLTLSLHVKNLPLPIMLSMEIDTLYIPPVEWNDAMPMMNWLSTGTQVEWVLRDMETGLENMAIQWNFRVGDVVKVRIFNDPRSFHPMHHPIHFHGQRFLVLEMDGVPNQHLVWKDTATVPVGSTVDFLVDMSNPGNWMAHCHIAEHLQSGMMLGFSVRERDSAR, encoded by the coding sequence ATGAAGGCTGCTCTGGGGTTCATTTTCGCCGGCTTGATTGCCCCCTGTGCACTCTCTCAACACGAGCATCATGGGCATATGATGTCCCGTGCACCTAAAGACAGTGTGGTGTGGCGAATGCCTCCAATGGACATGAGCATGCCGATGCTGCCAGGACTGGAGACTGCACTCCCGCCGACCAGCCCCCATCTGCCTCTACAGGATGAGACCATCCCGGTCGCCACACCCGGTCTAGTCCTGGAGCTCGCTGACCAAGATACATTATATCTTTCTGCCACAACCGTTCGACGTACGATTGCCGGACAAGAGGTGGTCATGTTTGGCTATAACGGGCAATACCCCGGGCCTTTACTGAAGGTCTCCGAGGGATCTACGGTGACGGTCGTATTCGAGAACGCCCTCGACGAGGCCACCACGGTGCATTGGCATGGTCTCCGACTGGAGAACCGGTTTGATGGAATTCCCGGCATCACCCAGCCTCCTGTCACGGCGGGAGAGGACTTTGTGTATCAGCTCCGCTTCCCGGATAGCGGACTCTTCTGGTACCATCCGCATATTCGCGAAGACGTGCAGCAGGACCTTGGGCTCTATGGCAACCTGCTGGTCACTGCAGAGGCTCTTGACTATTACAGTCCCGTAAACCAGGAAGAGGTCCTTCTTCTAGACGACATCCTGATGGATGAAAGCGGCCTTATCCCCTATGGAAAAGAGGCTCCAACCCATGCGCTCATGGGGCGATTTGGGAACGTGATGTTGACTAACGGGGTGACGGATTACCAGTTTGACGTGGACCAGGGAGGTGTGGTGCGCTTCCACCTCACAAATGTGGCAAATGCCCGCTCGTTCAACGTGAGCTTCCAGGGTCTTCCGATCAAGGTTGTTGCCTCTGATGTCAGTCGTTTCGAAAAAGAGGCCTGGGTAAGAAGTGTTGCCATTGCTCCGTCAGAACGCTATGTCATAGAGGTTCTCTTTCCTGAGCCAGGTCCAGTAGCGATCACGAATACGATCCAGGCCATCGACCACTTTCGGGGTGAGTTTTATACAAGTGTGGACACGCTTGCACTTGCGCTTGTTGGGGGTTTGCCCCCTCCAAATGACTATCGCTCGTCCTTCGAGGTGCTCCGAAGCTACGAGGAGGTTACGGCAGATATTGATTCTTTCCGCCGTCATTTTGACCAGCCTCCCGATAAGTCCCTTACGCTGTCTCTGCACGTGAAAAACCTCCCGTTGCCAATCATGCTCTCCATGGAGATTGACACGCTCTATATTCCACCTGTTGAATGGAACGATGCAATGCCGATGATGAACTGGCTCTCAACTGGTACACAGGTTGAATGGGTTCTGCGTGATATGGAGACCGGACTTGAGAATATGGCGATTCAATGGAATTTTCGTGTCGGCGATGTGGTCAAAGTGCGCATTTTCAATGATCCCCGAAGTTTTCACCCGATGCACCATCCGATTCATTTCCATGGACAGCGCTTTCTGGTCCTTGAAATGGATGGAGTCCCGAATCAGCACCTGGTCTGGAAGGATACCGCTACGGTGCCCGTAGGGTCAACGGTAGATTTTCTTGTAGACATGTCGAATCCAGGAAACTGGATGGCACACTGCCATATTGCTGAGCATCTTCAGTCCGGAATGATGCTTGGCTTTTCCGTGAGGGAACGAGATTCTGCTCGTTGA
- a CDS encoding PKD domain-containing protein, protein MSFLRSSLFVFAGIFAIILTGCNPRAVETLVVSAPESLETNQAGDFTAFANEDARPPVVYSWSFGDGATADGTAVNHAYAQAGSYTVVVEASNRDGRFSVSETATVLVMNPPVPAQVLALSASSTSVDTQTPVEFSANVRGDAPLTYSWSFGDGTSSDSPRPQHTYMSAGEYAVSLEISNEHGRDARTLNVSVTQFEPPYCADIAEMSTVFFERNSSVLSDDAMLALADNLEILGECLNLNVRVEGMASPLERNPQTLSEDRARALTDHYTSNGIGVERITMLGLGSADGTSKKSGADQFRRADTIPLR, encoded by the coding sequence ATGTCGTTTTTACGCTCTTCTCTTTTCGTTTTCGCAGGTATCTTCGCCATCATACTTACCGGCTGTAACCCCAGAGCCGTTGAAACTCTGGTTGTGTCGGCTCCCGAGTCTCTGGAGACCAATCAAGCTGGCGACTTTACGGCTTTTGCCAATGAAGATGCTCGCCCGCCGGTGGTCTATTCTTGGTCATTTGGTGATGGCGCAACCGCGGACGGCACTGCCGTGAACCACGCTTATGCACAAGCAGGCTCCTACACGGTAGTGGTTGAAGCCAGCAATCGTGACGGACGTTTCTCTGTCTCTGAAACCGCCACCGTCTTGGTGATGAACCCACCTGTTCCTGCACAGGTCTTGGCCCTGTCGGCCAGTTCCACCAGTGTGGATACTCAAACCCCGGTCGAATTCAGTGCAAATGTCCGCGGTGATGCTCCTCTCACCTATAGCTGGAGCTTTGGAGACGGCACTTCGTCCGACTCTCCTAGACCTCAACATACATATATGTCTGCAGGGGAATATGCTGTCTCGCTGGAAATTTCCAACGAACATGGACGGGACGCACGCACATTGAATGTGTCTGTCACTCAATTTGAACCACCCTACTGTGCAGATATTGCAGAAATGAGCACCGTCTTTTTTGAACGCAATTCAAGTGTACTCTCTGATGATGCAATGCTGGCGTTGGCGGACAATCTGGAGATCCTGGGCGAATGTCTGAACTTAAATGTACGTGTGGAAGGTATGGCGAGTCCCTTGGAGCGCAACCCACAGACCCTTTCCGAAGACAGGGCACGGGCATTAACTGATCACTACACTTCCAATGGGATCGGAGTAGAACGGATCACAATGCTTGGATTAGGAAGTGCTGACGGGACCTCGAAGAAAAGTGGTGCGGATCAGTTCCGTCGCGCAGATACCATCCCGCTTCGCTAA
- a CDS encoding DUF1572 domain-containing protein — MKATQSFIQHSRKLIEKDYLPKIQACLEILPEADLWWRPNDISNSVGNLLLHLAGNLNQWIVVGIGSGEDHRKRDREFSASEEKDAVTLFQELQQTVRQKTQTLEALNTDSLNQKVTIQGVSVTVLGAIYHAVEHFSMHVGQIIYITKLRTGTDLNFVTIGEGGAVERGWCVS, encoded by the coding sequence ATGAAGGCAACGCAAAGCTTTATTCAACACTCCCGAAAGCTCATTGAAAAGGATTATCTGCCGAAAATCCAAGCCTGCCTGGAAATTCTTCCAGAAGCAGATCTTTGGTGGAGACCCAACGACATATCAAATAGTGTTGGGAATCTGCTGCTTCATTTGGCGGGCAATCTGAACCAGTGGATTGTTGTAGGGATCGGCAGCGGAGAGGACCACCGCAAGCGAGATCGAGAGTTCTCCGCAAGTGAGGAAAAAGATGCAGTAACCCTGTTCCAGGAGTTGCAGCAAACCGTTCGCCAGAAGACACAAACCTTGGAGGCGCTGAACACTGACTCCCTGAACCAGAAGGTGACGATTCAGGGAGTCAGTGTCACGGTTTTAGGAGCGATCTACCACGCAGTTGAACACTTCTCCATGCATGTTGGCCAAATAATCTACATCACCAAGCTCCGCACAGGCACCGACCTCAACTTCGTCACAATCGGAGAGGGTGGCGCTGTGGAGAGGGGCTGGTGCGTGAGTTAG
- a CDS encoding response regulator, with protein MNKSNKVDSEIQALRERLSRLSAAVLCVNSSLDLDTVLDEILTSTRDLVGARYGVITTIDETGQPQDFVTSGFTPDEEQLLKEWEPALRFFEHLRDLPGPLRLADVPTYIRSIGYTPHPMLPKTFQSTPMRHRGVHVGTFFLGRKQGGREFTDEDEEVLVLFASQAAAAIANARTHRDEQRARSSLEALVDTSPVGVVVFDAKTAQPVLLNREGRRIVEGLRTPGHRLEQLLEVITCRSSDGRKVSLAEFPMKRVIDDAVTVRAEEVVLSVPDGRRITMLINCTPIHSDAGAVESMIVTMQDLAPFQELNRLRAEFLGMVSHELRAPLAAVKGSAATVLGSSRVLDRTEMQQFFRIIEVQADHMDNLISDLLDAGRIDSGMLSVDSKPVNVAELVEQARTTFLSGGGRQTIRIDLPLDLPRVMADEHRIVQVLNNLFSNASQYAPESSVIHVGAVRDGVHVAISVTDEGQGVAPEQLPYLFQKYTGGGDRPRGVGLGLAICKGLVEAHGGRIRAENAGPGRGTRFTFTIPLVEEAGHGAMEASTHRRRADQRKPLILAVDDDPQFLGLVRATLNDAGFRLLTTGDPNEVSDLIDEHSPHLALLDLLLPEMDGIELMQKVPALTDRPVIFLSAYGRDETVARALEMGAVDYIVKPFSPTELVARIQTALRKSDAFPETFQSGALVINYEERRVSLSDVPLELTAIEYDLLRILSTNAGRVVTYEILLRNVWRLDKVDGTDSRRRIRAFVKKLRDKLGDDPSNPTYIFTEPRVGYRMHRPDDVTDI; from the coding sequence ATGAATAAATCCAACAAGGTGGACTCGGAGATCCAGGCGCTGCGCGAGCGCCTTTCCAGATTGAGCGCAGCAGTTTTGTGTGTCAATTCAAGCCTCGATCTCGATACGGTCCTGGACGAAATACTGACCAGCACGCGCGACCTGGTCGGCGCCCGCTACGGCGTGATCACGACCATTGATGAGACGGGGCAGCCGCAGGACTTCGTCACGTCGGGGTTTACCCCGGACGAAGAGCAGCTGTTGAAGGAGTGGGAACCCGCGTTGCGTTTCTTTGAGCACCTTAGGGATCTTCCCGGGCCGCTGCGACTGGCCGATGTGCCTACCTACATCCGCTCCATTGGCTACACTCCGCACCCGATGCTCCCGAAGACCTTCCAATCGACGCCGATGCGTCACCGCGGCGTGCATGTGGGGACGTTTTTTCTGGGAAGGAAGCAGGGCGGTCGTGAGTTTACCGATGAGGACGAAGAGGTTCTGGTGCTGTTCGCCTCCCAGGCGGCGGCGGCCATTGCGAATGCCCGCACGCACCGGGACGAGCAGCGGGCGCGCTCGAGTCTGGAGGCGCTGGTCGATACCTCGCCGGTGGGCGTGGTGGTTTTTGATGCGAAGACGGCTCAGCCGGTGTTACTCAACCGGGAGGGGAGGCGGATCGTCGAGGGACTGCGCACACCTGGCCATCGCCTGGAGCAGCTGTTGGAGGTAATCACGTGCCGCTCCTCCGACGGGCGCAAAGTTTCCCTTGCGGAATTTCCGATGAAACGAGTGATTGATGACGCCGTGACCGTGCGTGCCGAGGAGGTCGTACTGTCGGTTCCCGATGGCCGAAGAATTACGATGCTTATCAACTGCACCCCGATCCACTCCGACGCTGGCGCGGTCGAGTCGATGATCGTCACCATGCAGGATCTGGCGCCATTCCAGGAACTGAACCGGTTGCGAGCGGAATTTCTGGGCATGGTCAGCCACGAACTGCGTGCACCGCTCGCGGCCGTCAAGGGTTCGGCGGCGACCGTGTTGGGGAGTTCGCGGGTGCTGGACCGGACCGAGATGCAGCAATTCTTCCGGATCATCGAAGTGCAGGCGGATCATATGGACAATCTAATCAGCGACCTGCTCGATGCGGGACGCATTGACTCCGGCATGCTGTCGGTCGATTCCAAGCCGGTAAATGTGGCCGAACTGGTGGAGCAGGCCCGGACCACATTCCTAAGTGGTGGTGGCCGGCAGACGATCCGCATCGACCTGCCACTGGACTTGCCCCGTGTGATGGCCGACGAACACCGCATCGTTCAGGTGCTGAACAACCTCTTCTCCAATGCATCCCAGTACGCTCCCGAGTCGTCGGTCATCCATGTCGGTGCGGTGCGTGATGGTGTCCATGTCGCGATTTCGGTCACGGACGAAGGCCAAGGTGTGGCGCCCGAGCAGTTGCCGTACCTGTTCCAGAAGTACACCGGAGGTGGGGACCGGCCACGTGGGGTCGGCCTGGGTCTGGCCATCTGCAAGGGATTGGTCGAAGCCCACGGTGGCCGAATCCGAGCCGAGAACGCCGGACCTGGACGAGGCACCCGGTTCACCTTCACGATTCCTTTGGTCGAGGAGGCCGGACATGGCGCGATGGAGGCCTCGACGCATCGGCGGCGCGCGGACCAGCGGAAGCCGCTCATCCTCGCGGTGGACGACGACCCTCAGTTTCTGGGGCTTGTACGGGCAACCCTCAATGACGCCGGGTTTCGTCTGCTGACCACCGGCGACCCGAATGAAGTGTCCGACCTGATTGATGAGCACAGCCCCCATCTGGCACTTCTGGACCTGCTGTTGCCCGAGATGGACGGCATCGAGCTAATGCAAAAGGTTCCTGCGCTGACAGACCGGCCGGTTATTTTCCTGTCTGCCTATGGCCGGGATGAAACGGTTGCAAGGGCCTTGGAGATGGGAGCGGTCGATTACATCGTGAAGCCGTTTTCACCCACGGAACTGGTGGCCAGGATCCAGACGGCACTGCGCAAGAGCGACGCATTCCCAGAAACGTTCCAGTCGGGGGCGCTTGTGATCAACTACGAGGAACGCCGGGTGAGCTTGAGCGATGTTCCGCTGGAACTCACCGCCATTGAGTACGATCTGCTTCGCATCCTGTCCACCAATGCCGGTCGGGTCGTGACCTATGAAATCCTATTGCGTAACGTATGGCGATTGGACAAGGTTGACGGTACCGACAGTAGGCGACGGATTCGGGCATTCGTGAAAAAACTGCGAGACAAACTGGGCGACGATCCCAGCAACCCCACGTACATCTTCACCGAGCCACGGGTCGGCTACCGCATGCATAGACCCGACGACGTGACAGATATCTAG